The nucleotide sequence CGGAAACTTCCTGAGGAGAATTTTGTTTTCGAGTTTCAAAATTAAAGGATCGCCGTAAACCAATTTCCTCTTCGTTTTTTTTGATGGTTTCTTTGAGTAAATTTATTTCTTCCCGGTTACTGGCCACTAAATCGGTCAGATTTTTTATAGACTTCTCTTTTTCCTCTTTGAATTTATTCAACTCAAGAGACTGTAATTTATATTGTTCTTTAAGTTTCTGAAAACTTGCCGGGTTTTGCATTTGCTGGTGTCCAGAATATTTATGTAACCTTTGAGGCCTCTGCGGTGACTAAAGTTACTGCGAAGCTAAAGGTTAATATAAAAGGAATAATTTGGGTGTTCATTGATTTTATTAGACGTATCTTTATATTGCAATTGACTTTTGGATTGAAATCCCTTGAATGGCCAAAATAAGCTGGTTTTTCAATGGAAACCTATAAGTTTTAGATGGTTAGATTAAATTGGTTGTCAGGAAATTTCTTCCATAATTTCTTAAAATTTGTTGAAATTTTATTTAACCTATTGAAAATAAAGGAATTTCTGTTATCCTTTTGTTGTGGATAACAAACAGCCCTTGCCGACATTCAGATCCCTGGCCAATATTCGCATTGGGACGGTCTTATTTCTGGGTTTTTCCTCAGGTTTGCCCCTGGCTTTAACAGGGGGGACGTTGCAAGCCTGGATGACGGTAGAGGGCGTGGATCTGGGAACCATAGGAATATTTACTCTGGTGGGTCTGCCTTACACTCTCAAATTCCTTTGGGCTCCACTTTTAGACCGGTTTGTTCCCCCGATTTTTGGCAGACGACGGGGTTGGATCCTGATTTTTCAGATTTCACTCATTGTTCTCATTGCAACGATGAGTGGGTTTTCGCCGAAAAATGTCCCCTGGGTTGTGGCTTTTCTGGCGGTGATGATCGCTTTCATGTCGGCATCGCAGGATGTTGTTATTGATGCGTACCGAACGGATATATTGAGGGAACGTGAGCGCGGGCTCGGCGCCGGGGTCTTTGTGACCGGATACCGGGTCGCCATGCTTATCTCAGGCGCCTTGGCTTTGATGTTTTCGGAGTTATTAGGTTGGCGGCTGACCTACCTTCTGATGGCGGGTGTGATGAGCCTGGGAGTGTTGGCCACTCTTTTCGGGCCTGAGCCTGAAGAAAAAGTGGTGCCTCCACGGACGCTTGCTGAAGCGGTGGGAGGACCGCTTAAGGAATTTTTTTCAAGACCGGGAGCCTGGGTGTTCCTGGCCTTGATCGTTCTTTATAAGCTGGGCGATGCATTTGCGGGAAGCCTGACGACGGCCTTTTTGATACGCGGCGCGGAGTTTTCTGTTGGTGAGGTTGGGGCCATCAATAAAGGGATGGGGATGATAGCCACCATCCTGGGAGCTCTTTTTGGCGGGCTGATTATGGCTCGCCTGGGAATGTTTCGGTCGCTCCTCTATTTTGGAATTTTGCAGGCGATATCAAACCTTTCATTTATGGTTCTGGCCTATCTGGGAAAGAATTACACAATGATGGTGTTTGCGGTGGCTTTTGAAAATCTTGCCGGAGGCATGGGCACTGCATCGTTCCTTGGTTTTTTAATGGCTCTTTGTAACCATCGGTACACGGCGACCCAGTTTGCCTTATTATCGGCGTTGGCGGCTTTGGGAAGAGTATTTGTGGGACCGCCTTCTGGATATCTTGCTGAATTCGCTGGGTGGCCGGTTTTCTTTTTCATTACTTTTCTGGTGGCTCTTCCCGGTCTGGGTCTGTTGTGGTGGATGCGTGCAGCCGTTGATGGCCTGAATCATGGAGGACCGGAAAAAGAATTGAGCCCGTGATGGAAAAAATTAGTAGAGGTCCATGAACATGAGGAATGTTTCCAAAAGCTGGCAATTGCAGGTGAAATAATCGTGTCTAAAATTATATATTTGCATGGGTTTGCTTCCGGGCCGGGATCGAAAAAGGCGACTGAATTTAAAAAATCCTTTGATCAGATTTCCGTTTCACTGGCAATTCCAGATCTGGAAGGCGGGGATTTTCAACGGTTATGCCTATCCAGCCAGATAAATATCATTAATGACTGTATGGACCAAAATCCCGGTGATCAATTCGGATTGATTGGAAGCAGTATGGGGGGGTACCTTGCCGCGCTCGTGGCACAAAAGCGAAAAGATGTGTCTGCCATTTACCTGATGGCGCCGGGGTTTAACTTTCTTAAAAGATGGAGTGTCTTAATTCAAGGGCATTTAAAAGGCTCTAACGCCACTCCCGACTTGATCAAAGTGTTTCATTATCGGTACAATAAAGAGATGGAATTGAGTGCGGATATTTTCAGGGATGCCGCAAAATGGGATCGGCTGGCATTGGACAGGAAATTACCCACGCGGATTGTGCACGGCATCCATGACGATACGGTGGATATTTTAGAGTCCCGAAAATTTACTCAGACGCGTCCCTGGTGCCAATTGCAGGAACTGGATTCCGACCATCAACTGCTTTCCCATATCAAATGGATTGTTTCGGACTGTATTGAATTTTTTCGGAGTGAGTCTCTGATTTCTCAAAATAGTCCGCAATGAGTGAAAGTAATTCTATTGGGCGAATTAAAGAAGCTATTGCTCTGGCAAAAAAGCTTCATGCCGGGCAGGTTCGAAAGGGACCAAAAGGTGAAGCGTTTTTTAACCATCCCCGTCGTGTTTGCAAATGTTATCTAACATTCAAACATAAGTCCGTAAACGGGATGGTCGCTTCCTTGTGTCACGATCTGATCGAGGACACGGTTCTCAACATTGAAGAACTTGACGGCCTGTTTGGACCCCAGGTCCGAAAAATAGTTTGTGATTTAACCAAGCCGCATAATTTTTCCAGCGATGAGTATGCGGCTAAAATCGGCGACTGGACTCTGGAATCAAAGAAAATTAAGTTGTGTGATATAGAGGATAATATTTTGAGTTCCCGCCAAATTCATTTTGGCCAGCGAATCCCAATGCTGGTCAAGTGGAGAAAATATTTGGATCAACTGAGAAGGGTTTCTCTTGGGGGATTGGCGGAGGAAAAGGAAATTTGGGAAAGATGGGACGCCGTTAATGAACTGGCCGCCGGAGAATGGAAACATCTGACTGCGGGTTTGGTCCTTAACAGGGAACAAAATAAGGGAAACTTTCCCTTCTGATAAATCCTGATATATAATCATGATTTATTAAATGAAAACTTTTAACTTTAAGGGATATCACGATGATGGAAGTTATGACGAATGAAAGCAATGGCTCAAAGGAAACTATCACAAACACGACGGTGGGCAAGCGATTGAAGACCTGGCGCAAACATTCTCTGCTCAAACTGGTCGAACTGTCCAAGAAAATCCGGGTTTCTCAGGGTTCTCTTTCGGATTTGGAAAACGATAAATCTCTTCCATCAGCCACCACATTGGCAAATCTCTGCTTATTTTCCAATATTAATCTCTACTGGCTCCTGACAGGGCGAGGTTCCATGATTCGTCAAGATTCCGACGGCATGGAAAAAACCATTTTTCAAAAAGAATTTGTTCATCTTCTACAGGATCAAAAGTTACGAGAATTGATCGAAAAGGTGATTCGTGTCTACCGCCAAGGAGATTCCGGAAAAAGAGCCCATTTAAAAGGTTTTTTAGTGGGTGCAGATCCTGATAATTGCTAGTTAATGGGGGTTAGTCCAATTCCCCGGAGGGACGATATTTACTTCCCCCTTTGGGGATAAGTGCCCTGGGAGTTAATAGGTTCTAACCGTCTTATGAAGTGTAAAAAATTGCATGTATTGACTCAGGTCTAATCTGTAAATATTGAGTGCAAGAGAATGAAAAGTTTTATAAAAAAATATTTTCTAGGCTCCATGGCTCTATTGGTGTTGATCATAATATCATGCCAAACGGCATACGGATCACCTCAAAATGCTGGCACTAATAAAACCGGAATTAATAAGCATGATCTTAAAAAACTAGCTATTTCGCATTCGCTTAAAGATTTAAATCAATGCGAAACTTCTTGCTCTACAGATTCATTGGGTTTCTTTAAAAAAGAATGGCTATCCTATAAAGATCGAATAAATTTAGCGGACAAGATGCATTGGCGAAAATTTTGCAAAATGAAAATTGTTCTATGTAAAAAGGAATGCTTAATGGATCGCGAAAAAAATGCAAACCCGTGAAATTATCTAATGGCTGCCAATATGAAAAATGATGTTGAAAGAACTTATATATTGATTGTTGAGGACTGTCAGGAGCAGGGAGAGCTTCTGCGCCACACTCTCACCAGGCACGATTACACTGTCAAGGTGGCCATGAATGGGTATGATGCTTTGGCAATGAT is from Nitrospinota bacterium and encodes:
- a CDS encoding MFS transporter, whose product is MPTFRSLANIRIGTVLFLGFSSGLPLALTGGTLQAWMTVEGVDLGTIGIFTLVGLPYTLKFLWAPLLDRFVPPIFGRRRGWILIFQISLIVLIATMSGFSPKNVPWVVAFLAVMIAFMSASQDVVIDAYRTDILRERERGLGAGVFVTGYRVAMLISGALALMFSELLGWRLTYLLMAGVMSLGVLATLFGPEPEEKVVPPRTLAEAVGGPLKEFFSRPGAWVFLALIVLYKLGDAFAGSLTTAFLIRGAEFSVGEVGAINKGMGMIATILGALFGGLIMARLGMFRSLLYFGILQAISNLSFMVLAYLGKNYTMMVFAVAFENLAGGMGTASFLGFLMALCNHRYTATQFALLSALAALGRVFVGPPSGYLAEFAGWPVFFFITFLVALPGLGLLWWMRAAVDGLNHGGPEKELSP
- a CDS encoding helix-turn-helix transcriptional regulator, whose amino-acid sequence is MMEVMTNESNGSKETITNTTVGKRLKTWRKHSLLKLVELSKKIRVSQGSLSDLENDKSLPSATTLANLCLFSNINLYWLLTGRGSMIRQDSDGMEKTIFQKEFVHLLQDQKLRELIEKVIRVYRQGDSGKRAHLKGFLVGADPDNC
- a CDS encoding HD domain-containing protein: MSESNSIGRIKEAIALAKKLHAGQVRKGPKGEAFFNHPRRVCKCYLTFKHKSVNGMVASLCHDLIEDTVLNIEELDGLFGPQVRKIVCDLTKPHNFSSDEYAAKIGDWTLESKKIKLCDIEDNILSSRQIHFGQRIPMLVKWRKYLDQLRRVSLGGLAEEKEIWERWDAVNELAAGEWKHLTAGLVLNREQNKGNFPF